ttttggaaagaaagaaaaacttcTTAGTATCCAGGCTAATGTAGTAGTCTATGGCTGAGTAGACTACCGTGAAATACGAACAGCCAGCATACAAAAACACGACACAGAACTTCAGACGATTTATCGAATCGTATTATATTATAATCGTAAATTTACGGTGAAAGCGTGCTTTGTTTCATCGAACGTATCTGACATGTGGCAAATCTAAGTTACCACCAAAGTATTTCTGAGTAATTTCTAagatgatcagcttaccccgATCGTCTCACGaatgagacgactgccacaatggttcaaaagcctttttgaattccaacagaaatattcCAGTAAATCTTGTTAACAATTAGCTAtatgagcgccaaatttgagccagaattcaataaatcaatcacgtcaaaattacttcttatggtttttgcaaggaagaagacagttaagatggatatgcgcatttctctcaatgcttgataaggctttttgaccactgtggtgagacgggtgagacgagaggagacaattgtatccaagaatccagttCTAAATTACCACTGGTAATTGGTTTGGAAAAGTGAactgaagaagaagcagaaagGGGGGTGACCATGAAGCAGCGTCTGTTTCTACGAATGGGCAACTGGGTGAACACAgggattatttggccgtcaAAGGTCGCGTGAGGGAGAGTACCTAGAAACTCAGGATGACCCAATGATCAGCTCGCGAAAACCCCAGACTCGGGTATTGTTTTAACATCATTATAGTTAGAGCTACAAGACACAAGATTGCCCGTTTAAAAAACTAGGAAATTAAACAAGCTACAACAGAAGCAAAAATGTAGCTACTTTGAAAACTGTTTTCCTACAAGTTCACAAGCCTAAGAGTCTTCTcctaaatctggtcaacctgaagaaaccgttggcaaattgcttgaagttaGTATTGcccatgtgaagctttccataaATATGatgttcaagtggtcttggagagtacGCTTCTCTACATAAGAAAAGCTGAGCCAGACATGGCTGGGTGCCTGTGCAAGGCGTTTTTTCATGTTACTCTACCCGTAACTGCAGTTCTACGACATGTAGCTTTGCGCTTTGTTGAGACATCTCCtccctagctcaccctggCGTCAAACCTCAGAACGTAATCTCGGCGTATGCCATTGCATTTGATAACCGACTCTGGTTCGATATATTTAAAACTGACCCTTTACAACATGGCAAACAACTGCCCTGTCACGACTCATCGGACTCATAAATTTGAGGATAAGTAACGAAATTTGGCTGAGATCTTATTCGTTTAATTTATCAACATTGCAATAGTTCATGCTGCATTCGCATATCCTGCTTCCTTTTTTAAATCGAATCCCAGTTTTTACAATGAGCTCTTGAtaaaatgtcttcaaaaacacaatttcttccAAGGGTCTACCATAAATATGCCAAATTCATCGTGGTATCTTTCTCTTGAGTCAGAATGACAATTCTTGTCGTTTTTCGAGACAAGGATAAAACTAACCCTCTTAAGTTAATGTTATTTCCAACAGAAAATGGTGACcaaaacaaattgttcaaaggTTGTTTTGTGGACGAAGAAGCGAACACCTTCAATAGACTGGATGTGGATATCAAAGACTCGCTTGAAAGCGTTATTGGAACTCCTGCTCGACCAGAAATCCGACTCGATGGTTGTTTAGACGTCCGAAAAGGGGAATCTGAACAGGTATAAGCTCAAATAACTGGTTAGTTCctaatcaatcaatcaaggtTGCTTTTTTGTTAGGTTTGATATTGTCTTGTTTTTAAACCAAGTTTAGGTGgttcttttgtttcagttATTTTGATAATGCGATATACAGAAAATCTAACattatttaaaagaaaacagttAGAACGTAACACCTTGCTACCgaaaattttgtttcatgaaaAGTGTATAATCACATTTATATCAATTTTCCCCAAAGAAACAGTTACAAGAAAGTGCGTCTTTTCtaaggcgagttttttaaacgctaaggcttggacgttacccagcatgagcatccgctcaccactttggccaGTGTACAATTGCGTCATGAATTTTAGCAGTTTTTAGAGCAGAAACTGTTTTCATTCCACAACCGAAAGAAGCAATTCCTGAGAAACATTTATTTGTAATAGTTCATAGCATAGAACATACTGATCATTTCCTCTTAAGGAAAGATCCCTCAGTTCTTAATAGAGATTCAAGATCTCGTCTAAAATTATGTCACCATTGCTGGACGCACTCATTGTCCTACTGGTACTTACTTGATGGCAGCCTTCAAGCTCTCAACACTTGGATGACTGGTTGAATTGACCCTTGATTTAAGATATTTCCAGATAGCCTTGTCCAATGGGTTGATATGTGGCGAGTTAGGTGGTCATTTCTCAGGGCCCCAAAATCCTGGCATGTTGGCCGCTAACCAGATGGTCATTGCCTTGGCCGTGTGGAGCCTTGCCTCGTCTCGGGTGAAGATGCAGCCTCCCTTGCCATATCTGCCATCGTTCCAGAGTTCAACCTTTTTCAATTACTCAATGTAACCTTCGGCATCGAGCCTCTTCTAGGAACAAATATGGGTGGGAACTTTCCCTGATCTTCTGTAACGACCCCTGGCACCAAAACCGAGGCCGGATGCTTTGTTTGAAAAGTGAACTTGATCTTGTTCACTCTTGCAGCACTTGATCCCGTTGGGTTTTTGAAAGTTCCTTGGATCACGAGACGATCTTGTCAGCTATTTAACAATCGGTCCACAACGAACATTTGTACATCTAAGAAGATGAGGGGAAGTCCCTGCCGTCCCTTTTTGAGCTCAGCCACGGCTTTGGAGGCCTTAAACAACCGTCTGGTAGTGATTTCCTCTGTCTCCAGAGGTACCTCTCTCCTCAAAACAGATTTGAAGCCCTTTTCCTTGGCAAATCGTCTCACTGTGACCTCCCGAGATTCCCTGCATCCAAGTCACTATTCGAAATGGTCTCTCTGTATgatttttgaagcttttgaaacttgatgaCTTTTGAAGCTGCAGAGCAACTTACGCTTAATTGGCGGCGTCATGATTAGAGATCCCCGATGATAGGGCTTTGAAGCGATGTTGGTGACTTTTTCTAGAGAAATGCCGTCCTTCTGCTGGTTTTGACCTGTTTCACTGATGCACCAGCGCTTAAGAAGGGCAGGATCCTTTGGGAAGGCTTATGAAGCCGGTTTGGAGCAACCAACCGCACAATAGATCTTCATTTCGATGCTTATCCTATTGAATCATGAGTTTAGACTAACCCTTCAAAGTTCAGTGCAAAAATTCATGACGCGCACTATTTTTTCATactggttaacgtccaagcccttAACTTCGAGATAAGATCTTCAAAAAACAGGCCTGTGGTCATTCTAAGCCTTTACGAGATCTACGAGGTTGAATATCCAAGGTATCAACCAGTCTTCATATTTTGTCCGAGTTAAAAACCTCTGTGTTTTGAGACACATGTCACTTAGGATATTTGTATTTCTCTGTGCAGAGGGGATTTTATAAGTTGCTACAGAATCTGCTTTACCTAGAATGATTCTAATTTTCAGCCGTTTacgttcaaaattggtgccaacggcattttttggcaataaaaCCATGCCAACACTTGTTGAAGTCAAACGTGAACAAGTTATTACCCTTCCTCACGTCAGGAAGTCAAGGTTGGATACCTTTATATAACTAAACTTGGATGTAAATTCATTCAACAAGCCATTGACTTTTAAGAGAAGACAGAATCAACTGAACCAGCCAAATCATTTTATGACGCGACTGACCAGCATGGCCATTTGGGGCAGAATTTGTTAAAAGTCATTATCCTTGTACATGCCTGTTGTGAGACTGGCTGTAGGCGTCCTCATAAAATTGTCATGGCTAAGAGAGGACAATTTTATTGATCTTATTTTaatttgaagttcaattcaatgaagaaccaaaatcaaaagctTGATGGATCTAACCCAATCTGTTTATGACTGGCCAAATTTGCAAACtcatgaaaaattattttgcgACCTCAAGCCATCAtactattttctttttttccgacAGTCATGACTTGCCTTTTCAGCTGAAATCAACGCTTTGTTTTTGCTCTGCTTCCAAGTGTAATGGAGCCAAGGGAAATGGATCCATAAGAGGGCAACTGATGAGTTTCCTTTTAGCTGCTGGTCTTCTGGTTCAACGTGTTACAATCTAAAAGATTTGCTGCTCAAAATTAGTTTTAACAATGTACCAAAAACAAtgtaaatgagtttttttatgtcattactttcttcttttattgaaTGTGTTTGGATATTGGTATAAGAgtgaaatagaaatatttggcaaatggatattgttaaaaaaatggtttgtgaaaaaagaattgttgCCTTGCCGCTAGAACATGAACTTGATATTTTGTTGTCTGGAGTTCTTCTGCCGTGCTGcctctcttttttcaatggatgcaattcaaaacaattattCTGTAACCCGTGTACAGACGTGTAACTGTAAATGTTACCTTCAACACTTGGGAAAAGATGCATTTATCAGTTTTATGGTTCCCATGGCCCAACCAAAGTGAAGGGTTGTTGCGTTGAAAACCAGCTGATGGACTATCAGAACTCGTGAAGTGAATAATGAAGAAGGAGAACAATGGGAGGcttggttgaaattgattgtTTTAAAGATTCTCTCTTTCATTCTGAAATAACCACTAGAACATGGTAGTCCTGCTGCAATGTCTCTTCTTCTGTATTTTATGTTGCAATAGCCGTTCAAGGTTGTGGGAATATCCGGCCGACGTTTCATGCTAATGCTTACTTCATTGTTAGTTGAGTTTACACATTTCACTTTTACTTTAATGTTTATTGCTTCAAGGCTTTGATCTTAATTCTGGAAATGCCGCTTGGGCCACACTACTTGCACTTCCCATTCgaaaacatatctttttctttgactttttttcgaaGATCTTACGTTTATAGAGATGTGTGAAGTACCTGATCGGATTTCAGCTATGTGAgttagtcaggctgcgccacaatcgtggcaagaactaccatgatttcagcacatacagtgcttccaaattttcattgacaaaatcgTTCGCCGTCATAGGAaatcgttcgacaattattttaaaccattCAATCCAACATTTACTTGAAAAGGCGGCTTTActtggcaagtgacaaaaacatgcagaaATACGAAAACAACatttggtgccaacattttgtcatcagtaagaagtgtggtgacactttcttcatggtagaaccagggggcgcactagtatgaaatcccaaaggtTTTCACTTCTCTGTTAAACGCTACTTgttgcaaaatcaaattttgtgtcttgtttttttttaacttatttAACAACTAggccaaaaaaacatttcattgaCACAGAAAAAAACTGATTCAAAAGAGACTCTGACTTAGAATAGAAGATCTTGAAGTAAACAAATTTTAATTAGGACTAGCCAAGGATGTCTCAACGAAGAATGAAGTACAGGATTTTGGTCTATACAGTACGGTGGTTACGACAAAGAAAAGATTAGGGCTATGAGCAAGGAAATAAACACTCTGAAATTGACACCCTTTGAAGTAAAATGAGTTTGTCAACCTATCAATCTGGCAAACAGCAcgtttttattcaaaagcaACACCAAATTAAAGTTTCAACATCAATAAGTCTAAGATGTTCGCCTCAaatatggggacgtttaggcaagctctggcaggtttgtttgtttgctgtaccagtgtcagtgatgcaagtttggggcttcaaacacgtttttgaggagctgacccttctttcacattgctatatgagaaaggtcagcttcttAACCTTTTCGTACCTACAGTCAGGAAGCAGGTTGCGTTACTCTGTTTCTTCAAGGTCCGCAAAGCTCTCGGTTTTTTTTAGGTTGCGTAGCTAAGTTTTGAAGTTCCGTTAGAGGGACAATTcgagtttcaatttgaaataaccCCCGTCAAATCCTCGTTAAATTTTGGTGCATCTCAGTACCCTACTTCTTCCGAATGCtatccagattttttttttcttcttcaacaaaCAGTAATTGATTTTGACAACAGGTTTAGTTTTTTACCTTTGTTTATTAACAAGTAATTAACAATGTGATAAGAAATTACAGAAGGCGGGATAATATCAGTTACAGATAGACCTAGGGAAAGCTAAACTGTTTTGCGAAATTGGCAATGgaactcaaaatgaagaaacagaAGGTTCAAAACATTACGGTCTTGGAACATTAGAGGAAGAAGTTAATGCCTTCACGAAGCAATATTTTCGCGCTaagttaaaaatgaatttccgcAACCTGTTTTCTTTCACTCCACGGAACTTCGTGATTTGGAGTCACGCAACCTGCTTGCCGACTGTTTGGGCAAAAGGTTGAgatcagcttcgttaaaaccagtttgaaacgccaattttgcaacactggcattggcaggcacgTTTGTCtgctggtaccagagcttGCTTAAATTTTCATGACAGTTTGATCGCACAATGTTTCATCTTTCGCCATTTACAAGCAATCATTAAACACCATTTCATTTGCTCAATGCCGTCAAAAACATGCTTAATGGGCTGTACAAAGGTAGATTTTATTACGATAGAAattaattgaaattaattaGTCAAGCAGCAATGAATTTTTTACACCAACAAGAATTTCTCACAAGCAAGGCGTAACACACCAAAAATGGGCTGGACTGTTTAGAGGATCTCTTAAGGCGAAGTTTTGGAAGCCTGTAAACGATTTTTTGTAACTTTTGTAGATCTATCAAGCACTAACTCGCCACTTTGCTACTGGCATGGCTtttctttatgatttttgATTAGGTTTGCCCCATTTTTACCACCATCATGGTGTCCGGGCGATTCTGGCAGAGGAGTATTCATCATCTTGTATTCTTCAGGCACTCAATAGCATTGTCACAAGATGTTTCACATTTGGGTCTCGCCTCTCTCTTATTAAGATTTCAAATACATGACATTTTGGGCTATCTCACCAGATCTCACTACACTGGGTGTAGTGTTCCAAAACCAGCAGTAGCAAGTTAAACTCATTCCCCATTAACATGGTATCATATGAGTTCCTACCATTGATCTGGTTAACAACGCACCCCgtattcaaatccaaagaaagacattttcaaattaggtgaaaatcgcaaatGCCCTCCACTCTTTTCAAAACTCCTGTCTCTAATTGGTCGTAGAAAAAGCCAATCGGGTTGCTGTAAGAAatttaggatttttgatgatctttgATGTGTTTGGTAGTCTCCCTGATTAATTTCGCATCACAATCCCGTATTTTTCAGCCCCCTGATCTGTTAGATGAGTGCTACAATATGAGgtgatgtcaaaaacaaatgatagtTATTCATTTGTGGCACTCTATTTgactagaaaaaaatgtatattttaATATTTCTCAACATAATCCCCCTCGAGCTGGATGCacttgttccattgttccaccTACTTCTGGAACAGGTGCAACAGGTGGCCTTTAAAGATGGGTTCTTGCTGATGAGCGAAGGCGTGCTAgccaaatattgtaaaaagtaACATTCTTCAGAATTGTCACGAAAATAATTGCTTCTTAATCACAAAAGCTCTAATTTTTACATAGCGATCACAAAACCTCCactatcatttgttttttatatCACCTCGTACCTTGCGTCTTTGGGTTTGCTTGGGCAAAAATCCTTCCTACTGCGTGTGagcattttgatgcaaaaataacattttccAGATCTGAAGTATACAAGGGATGTTGTGGATTGCTGGAGCCATGGGGACTTCTAGAATTACACTTCTATTGCTCTTTCGTGCGATAATAAATCCTTTTAAGTAATGGCTCAGCCTTGAGGTCTCTCCTCCACAACAGATCAATGTAGTTTCTGGAAGGTACAGATTGGGCTAGAAAGTTGGTTTATCATTGgacaatttctgttgaatTTGAGAGCAGAGAATGGCCATGAAACTGGGGGTCCATCAATGTTTCCAAAGCTCAATCCGGATTTGTGTCACTTCCTGGACAGGCATTGCAAGTTGTTGAAGAACAGTATTTGCTACATTATACATCACAGAACCACAAGTTATTTCCAGAAGCGAGTTATAATGACCTCTTACAGACATGGATCACTTTGCTACACCACTTCAGTCGACCAACCCAAATTGATGTTTTCCAGATTAACATCAACAAAATACAATGTGTGATGGCGTCTCCCACTTCTTGGCTCCTCTTGAACCTCTCAAATGTCAGCTTGTTCCATCTCGGTCAGAGATCTTGAACCAATGAATAGACGTTGAGTTTCTCACTTTTTTCGGAAgagttttcaagttttaagTGTTCATTTTAACAGGCAGTGGTAATTTTGGTTCACCCTATAAAAGCTCAACATTCCCGTTGATAGTTTGACCATTGAGAAGGGATAGAGATTCAAAAATCATGCAAGTCCTAACGAGTCTCAATATGATGAATGGTTAATTCACCGCTAGAAAACACTACAAGAAGAAGGTTGAGCTTATCTCTATTCTAGTCAGACAATTCCTGGCAAGGAAAGTGTGCGAGAGGCTTGCGCCGCGTTCTAGGCGTccctagggaccctggatgcagagacccgcgagtttgagtatacgtcatcaaattcgagcgatctgattggctgccaattgtcaacgaacatgggctttgtttggaaactttctcaacagggagtcagtcacttccaaaaagacctaacgtGTTTGCATGGCgtaagaaggcaaagctttgaatgatttatgacaaatctgattaatcttgggttcaaccaacatattctacagcattaaagtgtcttttgccaataaaattgcatcagtacaatatttctcaataaaacatagctgtcacgctgatttctttcttgttgtcagtgtcaatttggactaaagcacttcaaaaaagaaagtacaaccatattaaaCCAAttaaattgtaaagtataagggacttgtttcttgagagactcagaaGGTTCACAAgccataatgttaatttgaatgatagaatgaaatatgtttgcaacttattaaaaaatgggttcagaaattatttagaaagtaacaaaactatttttaataatctaaaatgccCCATATCCATGAGAATCGAGAGTTCTGAAATTACGTCCATGCTCTCTACCCCAGGCTGGACACTACCCCAGGCCAGCCGTGAGAGAGACAGACACTACAACACAAACAGACTCTGAAAGCAGATTTCGTTGATTTTAAAAGCGTGATTTGTAGTGGGTAAGTTCTTGATGGCCGTGTAAGACCGGTTAGGAGCGTTCAAGAACGAAATACTTCTTTATTTTTAAGATCCGGGCATTGCTTTGCTgtatgaaattttcaaaatctttgtttcaaattttaactcATTTTTCTAAGAAAAGCCACAGAACTCGTCACCTACAATGAAATTCTGCCCGGTGatgttctgatttcaaaacgTACCCTCACATGTCTCAGCATTTTTTTGGCCATATATAGCTTGGGTTTCCCGTGGGTGGGTTAGGTTGGCCCTCTAAAATTAACAAAAACCTGAAGTTTTCTAAAGGTTCCCCAAAAGAGGGCCTCATTTAAGAGTTACAGGCCTAGTTGTGACATGTGTTTTATGTGACAGGCCCTCTAGTTTTATGTGCTGTCCATgtacttttcctctttctggAGGCGCGGAGTGACGCCCGGGTGGCAGTAGCAGGCAGCCACGATGTTACTATAATGCCGTCCTACCTAAGACTATATATGTACGTCCTACATATGTTCATAGATCATATAACGcctagatgtcgcattggcccgacatcagtgcagaggaaaatggcttttgtGTCAATAACtgtgtacaccaaaaaagaggaaggtgactgcctgatcacTATTAACGCCCTACAATTGTTGGGTATTCAACGAacgcaatcagtgacaaactcactcagaatccggccacgctggccgatgaaaaagcatgagtcactgtacaccaaaatttatgtaccagttGATTAAGGCAAaagttcgcatttttcctcgcgctatgtGAGGTCTAGTCTAGTCTTTATATGGTTTGTGCTTATGTTCCTCTACATACCTTGAACgcgttcaattttgaaagaataaaCAGCCAATCGAATTCGTACAATCTGGTCACGTGAGCTGAACCCCATGTGTATCTGCATCCAGAGTCCCTAGTTACAACAAAGTCCGCCTCTTTTCTTCCTGAGGCTtcttcattgcttaatttgctgCCTTTAAATATTCGTAAGCAGTTTTTAAGAGTTGATTTTTGTAGCatgatttaagtcagacttggaaaagtttttgacgaGATTTCTTGATCCACCATATGTTAAAGCCttgccagatctgccaactttaattcaagggttgatcaaataatatatgaaaataaaagttaaataaaataaattaaGTAACATGTCTTTAATTGCtaggaatttcatttccaatacATGTAAGGAGGTCAGCATAAAAAAGGTAGTCTTCACTCTTTAGCCCGAACTTTAGACTCAATTGATCAAGTTTCCGTCGAAAATGAGGCTAGATCAGACTTGACTAGATCTGGACAAGTGTCTCAGAACTATACTCGAACATCTGTAATTACTCTATGTAGAGGAGGAATGGACGGTTTGAACGCAAAGTGCTTTTAGTTCGAGTGGGCCTTTTCAACTTAAAGGTGAGCCCTTCTCTCTCTGTTTCGTAATCGTCACGTCAGCATTGTACGATATGTGGCTTCAATACTTTGAATAAGCCCACCAATAACTCATCTCCACGCTTTAAGGTAAGAAAAGCTTAAACGCACTGACGGTAAgaatttcattacattttaataGTGTGAGAACGTGCACTGAACAAATTAAAGCCTTAATATCGGCTATTTTTCTCTCATCTCTCAAGATTTCTTTCTCTTGTAATGTTTGTCCTTTGAAAACTATACCCAAAAGCTGATTCGTTTATATGAGCCAAAACCCATATTTTCCTCCAGTCTAAAGGTGCCAAAGAGGGCGTTGGTTGAGGTGAAACGTCCTTTTTGAGAGAGATCACCTGTGGGAGAATTCACTTTTGGGTGATCTCAATATGACAAACATTCATTGTGCAAAATCATTGTTGGAAAGTGGCTCTGATCTTTGCCCTGACCTTTTTCTTGTTTAGGTTGAAACAAGTCAACAAAAAAGTATATTTATCAAGGGGTCGTCACTCGGGGTTCAAAGAATTGTCTTTTTATACGTTTCACCAATCTGGACAGAAAAATATGTCTAAAACCTTGTTTTTGGCCCTCCTGGTGGCCCTTCAAATCGGACAAATCCATTCCCATGCAGTTCATGATATCCAATTTCAAGGTGAGTTGTACATTTCACACTTGaagctttttgctttttaatgaCTAGATTTCCGCGTTAGAGTACAGAGCACAAACGAATGTTTCGGTTTCCTTTGGAGACAGTACATTTAGGAGCATATTTGACAACGAACCGTGAAAAGAAACCGCTGCAGGATTGAGTTCTGGAAAATAACCACTAGATGGCAGTGCCCCGAAGGGCAACGAGCCAATTCAGGCAGGAATCATTATGTAGCTTGTGGGTCCACATAGCGTTCCTTCtggcgccggggtttgaaccaaCGATACCTTGCAAGAGGATCCTTGCCTTGTATGCGCTTCCTCTTAGACTGCTCGGCTATACCAGCTCTTTTGATATACTTGCAGTCTCTAGTTTTATGAAGATGCGACTGCAAAACTAGTTGCTGTTTGTGCAAGGGGACTCTAGCTATTTgttaacctggaaatgcgggAGATAATGTCCAGGGTTCGGCAGCGggagtttcattttattggcgCCACGAGTGCGTCAGCACAAGGGGCGTCaactaaaatgaaacgaaCAAGACCGGACCCTGGGGATGAGCCCCCGCATTTCCAGGATAATATAGCCTTTTCCTGATCGATTTTGTCTCATGGGCCCTCCGCCCAATTTTCTACGACCCTGCTACGCCAAGCTGTCACTGTCTCACCCAAAGCGGGACAATAAAGTACTTTATTTCCCGCTTACTGGCCAAGCGgttaacaatatcacattGTTAACCCCTTACTCGTGGACAAGCAGTGAGCAATGTTGGAACGCACCGCTTACGCGATAAAAAGGAAGCCCGCGTGAGGCAGTTGAGAGCAGGAAATACTAcatttccactcattttgagacaattgcattgattgtgtcaaaaaataatgaacttCTAGACTGCTTACAAGGTTGTATGATTCAATAATTTTCTTAATGATCCGTGAAAAGTGGAAATGTGAGGTTATCATATCCCGGGGCCTGCACCTAGAATTATCAATAGGGGATGAAATTCTCAACCTTAATTCTTCTCTCCGACCTTTTTCTGGAACATTTGTGTTGGCCAATTCACACCCGAAACTGAGAACTTATCTGCCGGCCAATGATAATGTCAATTGGAACGCTTGAATTATTAACGTGACGGTTGGGTTCTCTGGCCGGCAACTCCATTTGTGGATGCTTTGTCTAAACTCTTCAAGTTGGCTTTGTTTTAACTAATCTAGGATATTCATTTAAGTTCTCTAAGTAGGTAAAAAGTGGACAATTTGATGCTCTTTCCTTGCTGTGTAGAGggtttgtcatttgtttcaaaaccaTGCAGAACAGATTTCATCGTTTTACACTTCAGTGACGGGCCCAAATAGATAATCATGGGAGATTGCGTCTAGGGTTGCcgatttacattttcaatggtatATGACATGACTAGAGTCGGAAATCCATTTGTTAGCCTCAAAATCTAACCGCTATTTTGGAATCGGCTGGTGCTTTCAAATTCCGAGTTTTCTGTCAACCTTGATGTTGAAAGTTTATTTGACTCCAACACTAGTTGTTATTTGGAGtcaaaacatcattttacAAGGCCTGTCAAAAATTATTGGGTACATCTTTCAGTTGGCTTTTATTTTGCAGGTCCATTCGGAGAACCTGGCCCCTATCAAGACTCTCAAATGGTCATGGACGAGTCCTCAGGGATGATGTTTAAAGAATGGCCAGAACCGGAAGACAATACGATACAATGCAATGGTCTGGAAAGCGAAATAACCATCAAGACAATTTTTCGGCAGTCCGACCAGGATGGATGCTATCAATTCCAGACCCCTGGATTTGGTGGGCCTGGATACCCCAATGCCGGAGGTGGATTACCGAGCTACGACTGTTTCTTCTTACTTCGGGTTAGTGACCATCAACCTATAACTTTTGTTTAAACC
This Tigriopus californicus strain San Diego chromosome 12, Tcal_SD_v2.1, whole genome shotgun sequence DNA region includes the following protein-coding sequences:
- the LOC131891646 gene encoding uncharacterized protein LOC131891646 isoform X1, with translation MRILICVIAFAGIAMTKEFQCYTCEENGMMIECGSSTGTLRTCSKEFHYCITVQTQNGDQNKLFKGCFVDEEANTFNRLDVDIKDSLESVIGTPARPEIRLDGCLDVRKGESEQLKSTLCFCSASKCNGAKGNGSIRGQLMSFLLAAGLLVQRVTI
- the LOC131891646 gene encoding uncharacterized protein LOC131891646 isoform X2, producing the protein MRILICVIAFAGIAMTKEFQCYTCEENGMMIECGSSTGTLRTCSKEFHYCITVQTQNGDQNKLFKGCFVDEEANTFNRLDVDIKDSLESVIGTPARPEIRLDGCLDVRKGESEQS
- the LOC131891286 gene encoding uncharacterized protein LOC131891286; translated protein: MSKTLFLALLVALQIGQIHSHAVHDIQFQGPFGEPGPYQDSQMVMDESSGMMFKEWPEPEDNTIQCNGLESEITIKTIFRQSDQDGCYQFQTPGFGGPGYPNAGGGLPSYDCFFLLRFRGSNVAGTLTVPSATFDFQPKMGSPCKDYLRINNLIPHDGQSQDSDDTANSDTVVRYCGMITGDKMFNFNQSSLTIRLTADDTIRHDGAEVIICFP